One stretch of Candidatus Bathyarchaeia archaeon DNA includes these proteins:
- a CDS encoding TMEM165/GDT1 family protein: MNANFNCMDFVPIISTFLLILVAELGDKTQLAVISLSSKYKIKHVFFGAMLAFFVVDGVSALVGGPLLAFLPLNLVQTVSGVVFIIFGVLPLLNRKEQPIKEPKTSRMPLFASFSLIALMELGDKSQILTITLAAESSAVLVLVGLMLAFALLTGVAVLVGAKLLAKLPLKWLKIGTSALFIVLGALSITSGLLGVSLF; the protein is encoded by the coding sequence TTGAATGCCAATTTTAACTGCATGGACTTTGTTCCCATAATCTCCACGTTTCTACTCATACTTGTGGCTGAACTGGGAGACAAAACACAGCTTGCCGTCATCTCCCTTTCCAGCAAATACAAAATCAAACACGTCTTCTTTGGAGCGATGCTGGCGTTTTTTGTCGTTGACGGCGTCAGCGCTCTAGTCGGTGGACCCCTGCTGGCTTTTCTTCCCCTGAATCTGGTGCAGACTGTTTCAGGTGTCGTGTTCATAATTTTTGGGGTTTTGCCTCTGCTGAACCGAAAAGAGCAACCAATCAAGGAACCCAAAACTAGTCGTATGCCTCTGTTTGCCTCCTTCTCGTTGATTGCCCTTATGGAGTTAGGCGACAAATCCCAAATTCTAACCATAACTTTGGCGGCTGAAAGCTCAGCGGTTCTTGTGCTTGTGGGGTTGATGCTGGCGTTTGCCCTGCTAACGGGAGTGGCGGTGCTGGTGGGCGCCAAGCTCTTGGCAAAACTTCCCTTGAAGTGGCTCAAAATCGGCACATCCGCGCTGTTCATAGTTTTAGGTGCCTTGTCGATAACCAGCGGGTTACTTGGCGTTAGCCTGTTTTAA
- a CDS encoding peptidylprolyl isomerase gives MPDKVRCAHILVKTQTEAKNVQDRLAKGEAFAEIAKQVSLCPSGKKGGDLGKFGRGQMVKEFEVAAFKLEKGQTSEPVKTQFGYHIIKRTE, from the coding sequence ATGCCAGACAAAGTTCGTTGCGCCCACATCCTTGTTAAAACGCAAACCGAAGCAAAAAACGTTCAAGACCGCTTAGCGAAAGGCGAAGCATTCGCTGAAATAGCCAAACAAGTTTCCCTTTGCCCTTCAGGAAAGAAGGGAGGCGACTTGGGAAAATTTGGACGTGGACAAATGGTTAAAGAATTTGAAGTTGCCGCGTTTAAACTTGAGAAAGGGCAAACTTCAGAGCCAGTGAAGACCCAATTCGGATACCACATCATTAAACGCACAGAATAG
- a CDS encoding helix-turn-helix transcriptional regulator: MAQPEEINEIVSDFSRVYILTILHQGPVHGYEIISKFKKVIGKDISPSLVYPFLKKLEQKGLVTHSLKPVGAKKRKVFELTKDGRAFSEQLFKRFSELISVALEPSLEICAHCGCKVYEGGYVERIKGRDLSFCCIHCAASYKQSLGLM; the protein is encoded by the coding sequence ATGGCTCAACCTGAAGAGATAAATGAGATAGTTTCTGACTTCTCACGGGTTTACATACTTACAATACTTCATCAAGGGCCTGTCCACGGTTACGAAATAATCAGTAAATTCAAAAAAGTCATAGGTAAAGACATCAGCCCCAGCCTTGTGTATCCTTTCCTCAAAAAACTCGAACAGAAAGGGCTTGTCACCCATTCGCTTAAGCCTGTGGGTGCAAAAAAACGGAAAGTCTTTGAACTCACCAAGGATGGCAGAGCATTCAGTGAGCAACTGTTTAAACGGTTTTCGGAACTCATAAGCGTAGCGTTAGAACCCAGTTTAGAGATTTGTGCACACTGCGGCTGCAAAGTGTACGAAGGCGGCTACGTTGAACGCATAAAAGGACGTGACTTATCCTTTTGTTGCATACACTGTGCGGCATCGTATAAACAAAGCTTAGGCTTAATGTAG
- a CDS encoding YHS domain-containing protein → MAKDLVCNMDVDEKTAKWKTVYKGKTYYFCAPGCKVEFEENPEKYVSGNSSGHSCGCCCGGH, encoded by the coding sequence ATGGCTAAAGATTTAGTTTGTAACATGGATGTAGACGAGAAAACAGCCAAATGGAAGACCGTCTATAAAGGAAAAACCTACTACTTCTGTGCGCCCGGATGCAAAGTTGAATTTGAAGAAAACCCAGAAAAATACGTCAGCGGCAATTCATCAGGACATAGTTGCGGTTGCTGTTGTGGTGGACACTAA
- a CDS encoding heavy metal translocating P-type ATPase: MSQQTKKIVLNLGGMSCINCARAIEKRLNKLNGVTQATVNLAAEKAIIDYNPTLVTQKTIEDTINNIGYHVIHEKAVLQIGGMTCINCAKSIEKALNGREGIYTATVNFAMENVTVEYNPEQISLPAIKKAIQNVGYEIIEPKQKTVEDAEGKARQKHIRHLKLLLSTSIALTIPIMVLMWFPPLPMAQNSILMFILATPVQFIVGWTFYVGAYKGLRNKTANMDTLIAMGTSTAWLYSTIVTFAPSVFPDSAVFFDTSTMIMTFILTGKLLDAIAKGRTSEAIRKIMGLQAKTARVIRDNQELEIPAEEVQVGDIVVVRPGEKIPVDGTVVEGYSGVDEKVITGESIPVEKRNGDQVIGATMNKTGMLKFKATKVGKDTALAQIINLVEDALTSKAPVQRLADIAAGYFVPAIILTATVSAFVWYFLVGETYIFSLTVFIAVLIVACPCALGLATPTAIMVGVGKGAENGILIKSGEALETAHKLQAVVFDKTGTLTKGEPEVTDIVTDKTFTEKRLLQYAAVAEKNSEHPLGEAIVKKAAIEGIEVEDPQDFNAVPGQGVEVQYNGSVVLLGNRKLMEARNVDVSQFEATMSAFEEEGKTAMLLSADGKAAGLIAVADTLKEHSKEAVSALKDMGLEVIMLTGDNQRTAIAIAGQVGVNRVVSEVLPSEKAAEIKRLQGEGKVVAMVGDGINDAPALAQANIGVAVGTGTDVAVETGDIVLIKNDLRDVVVAIQLSQATMRKIRQNLFWAFFYNIILIPLAAGAFYPILHVLFDPVYAAAAMASSSVTVVTNASLLRRFKPKL; this comes from the coding sequence ATGAGCCAGCAAACCAAAAAAATTGTTCTTAACCTTGGCGGCATGAGCTGCATAAATTGCGCACGAGCCATCGAGAAGCGGCTCAACAAACTAAACGGCGTCACCCAAGCCACCGTGAACTTAGCCGCTGAAAAAGCTATCATCGACTACAACCCCACTCTCGTCACCCAAAAAACCATCGAAGACACCATCAACAACATCGGCTACCACGTCATACACGAAAAAGCTGTCCTCCAAATCGGCGGCATGACCTGCATAAACTGCGCCAAAAGCATCGAAAAAGCCCTCAACGGGCGCGAAGGCATCTACACTGCAACCGTAAATTTTGCCATGGAAAACGTCACCGTCGAATACAACCCCGAACAGATAAGCCTCCCCGCAATCAAAAAAGCCATACAAAACGTTGGCTACGAAATCATCGAACCCAAACAAAAAACCGTAGAAGACGCCGAAGGCAAAGCACGCCAAAAACACATCCGCCACCTAAAACTGCTCCTATCAACCAGCATCGCCTTAACCATCCCCATCATGGTTTTGATGTGGTTCCCTCCGCTGCCCATGGCGCAAAACAGCATCCTAATGTTCATCCTCGCAACCCCCGTGCAATTCATCGTGGGCTGGACTTTCTATGTGGGCGCCTACAAGGGTCTGCGCAACAAAACCGCAAACATGGACACCCTCATCGCAATGGGCACCTCAACCGCCTGGCTCTACAGCACCATAGTCACCTTCGCCCCAAGCGTGTTCCCCGATTCAGCCGTTTTCTTTGACACCTCCACCATGATCATGACCTTCATCCTCACAGGAAAGCTCCTTGACGCCATAGCCAAAGGCAGAACCTCCGAGGCTATCCGAAAAATCATGGGGCTTCAAGCCAAAACCGCCCGAGTCATCCGAGACAACCAAGAACTGGAAATCCCTGCTGAAGAGGTCCAAGTTGGCGACATCGTTGTAGTGCGTCCAGGTGAGAAAATCCCCGTTGACGGCACAGTTGTTGAAGGATACTCAGGCGTGGACGAGAAAGTCATCACGGGCGAAAGCATCCCCGTGGAGAAACGTAATGGTGACCAAGTTATTGGGGCAACCATGAACAAGACGGGTATGCTTAAGTTCAAAGCCACCAAAGTTGGCAAAGACACGGCGCTGGCTCAAATCATCAATCTGGTAGAAGACGCCTTAACCTCAAAAGCGCCTGTTCAGCGGCTTGCCGACATCGCGGCAGGCTACTTTGTCCCCGCCATAATACTCACCGCAACCGTCTCGGCTTTCGTGTGGTACTTCCTTGTCGGCGAGACCTACATATTCTCACTCACCGTGTTCATAGCCGTCTTGATTGTTGCTTGTCCCTGCGCTTTAGGGCTTGCAACTCCGACAGCCATCATGGTTGGTGTCGGAAAAGGCGCAGAAAACGGCATCCTAATCAAAAGCGGCGAAGCCTTAGAAACCGCTCACAAACTTCAAGCCGTCGTTTTCGACAAAACAGGCACTCTAACCAAAGGCGAACCCGAAGTTACCGACATAGTTACCGACAAAACGTTTACCGAAAAGCGATTGCTGCAGTACGCCGCGGTGGCAGAGAAAAACTCTGAACATCCCCTCGGAGAAGCCATAGTCAAAAAAGCAGCCATCGAGGGCATCGAGGTTGAAGACCCCCAAGATTTCAATGCTGTACCTGGGCAGGGCGTTGAAGTCCAATATAACGGCTCGGTTGTGCTGCTGGGTAACCGCAAACTCATGGAAGCCCGCAACGTAGATGTAAGCCAGTTTGAAGCCACAATGTCGGCGTTTGAGGAAGAAGGCAAAACCGCCATGCTCCTTTCAGCGGATGGTAAAGCCGCAGGTTTGATTGCCGTAGCGGACACCCTTAAAGAGCACTCAAAAGAGGCTGTGAGTGCCCTAAAAGACATGGGGCTGGAAGTCATCATGCTAACAGGTGACAATCAACGTACTGCCATCGCCATCGCAGGGCAAGTCGGCGTGAATCGTGTGGTTTCAGAGGTTTTGCCCAGCGAAAAAGCCGCCGAAATTAAGCGGTTGCAGGGTGAGGGCAAGGTGGTTGCGATGGTAGGTGACGGCATTAATGATGCTCCAGCGTTGGCGCAGGCAAACATCGGCGTTGCCGTTGGCACGGGAACCGATGTTGCAGTGGAGACAGGTGACATAGTTCTTATCAAAAATGACCTGCGAGATGTAGTGGTTGCTATTCAACTGAGCCAAGCAACAATGCGTAAGATTCGTCAGAACCTGTTTTGGGCGTTCTTCTACAACATCATCCTCATTCCGTTGGCGGCGGGCGCCTTCTACCCCATCTTGCATGTGCTCTTTGACCCTGTGTATGCAGCGGCGGCTATGGCAAGTAGCTCAGTGACGGTGGTTACAAACGCTTCTTTGCTGAGGCGGTTTAAACCAAAACTCTAA
- a CDS encoding thioredoxin family protein, with product MSLLPDDKKELLKTEFQQKLVDPVKLVMFTQEMECRFCSDTRTLTQEMAQLNEKITAEVHDFQKDADLAKQLGIDKIPAIAVLGKKDYGVRIFGVPYGYELQTLVDAILNVSSGKTDLADKTKALLKDVKAPVHIQVFVTLTCPHCPAAGAIAHKLAVASEMIRADVIDAQEFPVQAQRYGVMGVPKIVLNEKVEFTGAFNEDLFAEYAILAANT from the coding sequence ATGAGCCTATTACCTGATGACAAAAAAGAGCTTCTTAAAACAGAGTTTCAACAGAAACTGGTTGACCCCGTTAAACTTGTTATGTTTACGCAGGAAATGGAATGCCGTTTCTGCAGCGACACCCGCACACTCACCCAAGAAATGGCGCAGCTCAACGAAAAAATCACCGCTGAAGTGCATGACTTCCAAAAAGACGCCGACCTCGCCAAACAACTTGGCATCGACAAGATCCCCGCCATTGCTGTTTTGGGTAAAAAGGATTATGGGGTGCGCATTTTTGGGGTGCCTTACGGTTACGAGTTGCAGACGCTTGTGGACGCTATCCTTAACGTTTCTTCGGGTAAAACTGACCTCGCGGACAAGACCAAAGCGCTCCTTAAAGACGTCAAAGCCCCCGTTCATATCCAGGTTTTCGTCACGTTGACTTGTCCGCATTGTCCTGCGGCGGGGGCAATTGCTCATAAACTTGCTGTGGCGTCGGAGATGATTCGTGCCGACGTGATTGATGCTCAAGAGTTTCCCGTTCAAGCGCAGAGGTATGGCGTTATGGGGGTACCAAAAATTGTTCTTAACGAGAAAGTGGAGTTTACGGGGGCATTTAACGAGGACCTTTTCGCTGAGTACGCAATTTTGGCTGCAAACACTTAA
- a CDS encoding Kelch repeat-containing protein, with protein sequence MSLLLLFSVLFFPFAATLPFHESRATSPITLSVGIISPTNQTCTANGVTLNVTFVSIVESNMNITLTYSLDGNSNQTLPLTVTYREDSFQATITGQTVVSGLTNGMHWVAVYVSTRMGIEPPQTLTDHATVYFTIIDANTTGTQKVNSWTQKANMSTSRYNAGSTAVNGTIFVLGGLKTQINGSLHFSNCTAVNEAYDPQTNTWIQKAPLPVPLSGFAVAAYAGKIYCFGGAALIGEREIMQNGTFVYDPALDVWQSSSPMPEPASGLEANVIDGKIYLVGNLTLVYDPVTDSWATKTSPPTAVVNYASAVVDDKIFVMGGNTGGPTFVSFNQIYDPSTDTWTQGAPMPKGVSNAAAAATLTAIYVFGGTTQEYPLNGQNLTQIYFPQNNSWSMGADMPKTKAGQTAVAVDNVFYVLGGGHNIFAPDSTDNLQYVPAGNELCQTTENSVTVAPSSSLLLLPSHLLPPL encoded by the coding sequence GTGTCTCTTTTACTTCTCTTTTCAGTTTTGTTTTTTCCCTTTGCGGCTACGCTGCCCTTTCACGAGTCAAGGGCAACCTCCCCCATCACGTTGTCTGTTGGCATCATTTCGCCTACTAACCAAACTTGTACTGCCAACGGCGTCACGCTTAACGTCACGTTTGTGTCCATAGTCGAAAGCAACATGAACATCACCCTGACCTACAGTCTTGACGGTAACTCAAACCAGACCTTGCCGCTGACCGTTACTTATCGGGAGGATTCTTTTCAAGCAACCATAACTGGGCAGACTGTTGTTTCAGGTTTAACGAATGGCATGCATTGGGTAGCCGTTTATGTGTCAACCCGTATGGGAATTGAGCCGCCGCAAACCCTAACCGACCACGCTACCGTCTACTTCACCATAATAGACGCAAACACAACAGGGACTCAGAAGGTGAACTCTTGGACCCAAAAAGCCAACATGTCCACCTCACGTTACAACGCAGGCTCAACAGCTGTAAACGGAACAATCTTTGTCCTCGGCGGCCTTAAAACCCAAATCAATGGGTCTCTGCATTTTAGCAACTGCACCGCCGTCAATGAAGCCTACGACCCCCAAACTAACACATGGATACAGAAAGCTCCTTTGCCTGTTCCATTGAGTGGTTTTGCAGTGGCGGCTTATGCGGGCAAGATTTACTGTTTTGGCGGGGCAGCATTGATTGGAGAACGCGAAATCATGCAAAATGGCACTTTCGTGTATGACCCCGCTTTAGACGTATGGCAATCCTCATCCCCGATGCCTGAGCCTGCAAGTGGCTTAGAGGCTAATGTGATTGACGGCAAAATTTACCTCGTCGGCAATCTCACATTGGTCTATGACCCTGTAACGGATTCTTGGGCAACTAAAACAAGTCCCCCTACTGCTGTAGTCAACTATGCCTCTGCCGTGGTGGATGACAAAATCTTCGTTATGGGTGGAAACACGGGTGGACCAACATTTGTCAGCTTCAACCAGATTTACGACCCTTCAACCGATACCTGGACCCAAGGTGCTCCAATGCCCAAAGGGGTTTCAAACGCTGCAGCCGCCGCCACACTCACTGCCATCTATGTGTTTGGAGGTACCACTCAGGAGTATCCGCTCAACGGGCAAAACCTGACCCAAATCTATTTCCCACAAAACAATAGTTGGAGCATGGGCGCAGACATGCCTAAAACCAAAGCAGGGCAAACAGCGGTTGCCGTGGATAATGTGTTTTACGTTTTGGGTGGCGGACACAACATCTTTGCACCCGACTCAACCGATAACCTGCAATACGTGCCCGCTGGAAATGAGCTCTGTCAAACCACAGAGAACTCAGTTACAGTAGCGCCTTCCTCCTCACTCCTTCTCCTGCCAAGCCATCTTCTACCACCTCTTTGA
- a CDS encoding OsmC family protein encodes MTKLHARAKIIQNYEIMLDNTRAHSVIVDQKDETNNTPGLGATPLELCVMSHAGCYSNICQMVARRMHLPLKGLEVSVEAVKDPEVGTIVEETFEIIFKTDAAQDQVQRLHEHTLRNCPVGILHEKAGVNITYNLKTIKE; translated from the coding sequence TTGACTAAACTTCACGCTAGAGCAAAAATAATTCAGAACTACGAAATTATGCTTGACAACACCCGAGCGCACAGCGTCATAGTAGACCAAAAAGACGAAACAAACAACACACCTGGATTGGGCGCAACTCCGCTGGAACTTTGCGTCATGAGCCACGCTGGCTGCTATAGCAACATCTGCCAGATGGTCGCGCGAAGAATGCATTTACCTCTTAAAGGCTTGGAAGTCAGCGTGGAGGCAGTCAAAGACCCCGAGGTCGGCACCATCGTGGAGGAAACCTTTGAAATCATCTTCAAAACCGACGCAGCCCAAGACCAAGTTCAGCGCCTGCATGAACACACTCTACGCAACTGTCCTGTTGGCATCCTCCATGAGAAAGCAGGGGTCAACATAACCTATAACCTGAAAACAATAAAAGAGTAG
- a CDS encoding FprA family A-type flavoprotein: MKNPIAKDIYWVGAVDYNIRDFHGYITSRGSTYNAYLILDDKNVLVDTVKHTFSDDLIRHICEVIDPAKLDYIIVNHVEMDHSSSLPKIAQLAKNATIIASARGKEALIDHYGQDFANVQTVKSGDTLKIGSRTLSFLEAPMLHWPDSMFTYIVEDKILMPNDAFGQHLASGERFNDQVDQHILMEEAQKYYANILMLLGPLVAKKIQEVVKMGLPIDMIAPSHGIIWRKDPTKIIQAYADWAAGKAKNKIVIVYDTMWGSTDKMARSIAEGAVSQDVEVKVCKLRASDNTEAMTEILDAKAVIVGSPTLNNGMFPTVGAFLTYATGLKPKDKLWSFFGSFGWGGGAVRAMTETARKAGFEIHEADLQIKYVPTHEALQRCFELGKQIAAEIKAKP, translated from the coding sequence ATGAAAAACCCTATAGCAAAAGACATCTACTGGGTTGGCGCGGTAGATTACAACATCCGCGACTTTCATGGTTACATAACCAGCCGTGGCAGCACCTACAACGCCTACCTAATTTTAGACGACAAAAACGTGCTTGTCGACACGGTTAAGCACACCTTCAGCGATGACCTCATCAGACACATCTGTGAAGTCATTGACCCCGCAAAACTTGACTACATCATCGTCAACCATGTCGAAATGGATCATTCAAGCAGCCTGCCCAAAATTGCTCAACTAGCCAAAAACGCCACAATCATCGCCTCCGCACGCGGCAAAGAAGCCCTCATTGACCACTACGGACAAGACTTTGCTAACGTGCAAACTGTCAAGTCCGGCGACACCCTCAAAATCGGCAGCCGCACCCTCAGTTTCTTGGAGGCACCTATGCTGCACTGGCCAGACAGCATGTTCACCTACATAGTGGAAGATAAAATTCTCATGCCTAACGACGCCTTCGGGCAGCACCTAGCCTCTGGCGAACGCTTCAACGACCAAGTGGACCAGCACATTCTCATGGAGGAGGCGCAGAAGTACTACGCCAACATACTCATGCTGCTGGGACCGCTGGTGGCTAAAAAAATCCAAGAAGTCGTCAAAATGGGCTTGCCTATAGATATGATTGCTCCAAGCCACGGCATCATCTGGCGCAAAGACCCCACCAAAATTATCCAAGCCTACGCTGACTGGGCAGCAGGCAAAGCCAAAAACAAAATCGTAATTGTCTACGACACGATGTGGGGTAGCACCGACAAAATGGCCCGTTCCATAGCTGAAGGAGCCGTTAGTCAAGACGTCGAAGTCAAAGTGTGCAAGCTCCGCGCCTCAGACAACACTGAAGCCATGACTGAAATCCTCGATGCGAAAGCTGTCATTGTGGGTTCCCCCACGCTTAACAACGGCATGTTCCCCACCGTCGGAGCCTTCCTAACCTACGCCACTGGCCTTAAACCCAAAGACAAACTTTGGAGCTTTTTTGGCAGCTTCGGCTGGGGAGGTGGAGCAGTCCGCGCCATGACCGAGACAGCACGTAAAGCAGGCTTTGAAATCCACGAGGCGGACTTGCAAATCAAGTACGTGCCCACCCATGAAGCGTTGCAACGGTGCTTTGAGTTAGGCAAGCAGATAGCCGCCGAAATTAAAGCCAAACCCTAA
- a CDS encoding cob(I)yrinic acid a,c-diamide adenosyltransferase, which translates to MSNPKLPLPLVGGVSLGYVYLYTGTGGGKTANALGLALRTVGHGKRVVIVQFCKWRQDTGEFLVRQRLGDLYEIYAFGRDVWLGTESRTVDFGGEKFQVEAVTDRDRELAEDALAFAAGVMQERQPALLVLDEVNLAVHWGLLPVGRVLELLSHVPKETTVVLTGRYAAKALLERADFVNIVQDVKMPEKFEPTKGIQY; encoded by the coding sequence GTGTCCAACCCGAAACTGCCCCTTCCCCTCGTAGGAGGCGTCAGCTTGGGTTACGTTTACTTGTACACAGGTACAGGCGGAGGCAAAACCGCCAACGCGCTCGGATTGGCATTGCGCACGGTGGGGCACGGTAAACGGGTGGTGATTGTGCAGTTCTGTAAGTGGCGGCAAGATACAGGTGAGTTTCTGGTGAGGCAGCGACTGGGTGACCTGTACGAGATTTACGCGTTTGGGCGAGATGTTTGGCTGGGAACAGAGTCGCGGACGGTGGATTTTGGAGGCGAAAAATTCCAAGTGGAAGCCGTCACTGACCGCGACCGCGAGTTAGCCGAGGATGCGTTGGCGTTTGCGGCAGGCGTGATGCAGGAGAGGCAGCCTGCGTTGCTAGTTTTGGATGAGGTGAACTTGGCGGTACATTGGGGGCTGCTGCCTGTGGGGCGGGTGCTTGAGTTGCTTAGTCATGTGCCAAAGGAGACGACGGTGGTTCTGACAGGCAGATACGCGGCAAAGGCGCTTTTGGAACGCGCTGACTTTGTCAACATAGTCCAAGACGTAAAAATGCCCGAAAAATTCGAGCCTACAAAAGGCATACAATACTAA